One Pyrus communis chromosome 13, drPyrComm1.1, whole genome shotgun sequence genomic window carries:
- the LOC137712912 gene encoding pentatricopeptide repeat-containing protein At1g74850, chloroplastic, with translation MSFSPTLSISSSSPLSTSISKINPKSHHLTVLTNSSTHRRFLSGRTTFLSGDCRLEFSARAKPKDLILGNPSVTVEKGKYSYDVETLINKLSSLPPRGSIARCLDIFKNKLSLNDFALVFKEFAARGDWQRSLRLFKYMQRQIWCKPNEHIYTIMISLLGREGLLDKCAEVFDEMPSQGVVRSVFSYTALINAYGRNGQYETSLEFLDRMKKDKVPPSILTYNTVLNACARGGLDWEGLLGLFAEMRHEGIQPDLVTYNTLLSACAGRGLGDEAEMVFRTMNEGGIVPDMTTYRYLVETFGKLDKLEKVSELLKEMEAGGNLPDITSYNVLLEAYAELGSIRESMGVFRQMQAAGCMPNAATYSILLNLYGRHGRYDDVRELFLEMKVSNTEPDAATYNILIQVFGEGGYFKEVVTLFHDMVEEKIEPNMETYEGLIYACGKGGLHEDSKKILHHMHENGIVPSTKAYTGVIEAYGQAALYDEALVAFNTMNEVGSKPSVESYNSLIYAFARGGLYRETEAVLLIMGKAGVARNVHTVNGMIEAFRQGGQFEEAIKAYVEMEKTRCDPDEWTLEAVLSVYCVAGLVNECEEHFQEIKASGILPSVMCYCMMLAVYARSDRWDDANVLLNEMLTNRASNIHQVIGQMIKGDYDDDSNWQMVEYVFDKLKSEGCGLGMRFYNTLLEALWWLGQKQRAVRVLNEATQRGLFPELFRKNKLVVSVDVHRMWQGGAYTAMSVWLNNMYEMFLNGEDLPHLATVVVVRGKMEKSSITQDLPIAKSAYTFLQDNLPASFSFPKWNNGRILCQRPQLKRILSSIEPSTDESERNNIITLSNSPFPPPGTKTSSSAVNSGWYNDAGSDERIRTRTEVLTSMV, from the exons ATGTCCTTCTCCCCCACGCTCTCCATTTCCAGCTCTTCGCCTCTCTCCACCTCAATTTCCAAAATTAACCCCAAGTCCCACCACCTCACCGTTCTCACCAACTCATCAACCCACCGGAGATTCCTCTCCGGCCGCACGACCTTCCTCTCCGGCGACTGCCGGCTGGAGTTCTCGGCCAGGGCGAAGCCGAAGGACCTCATCCTCGGGAACCCGTCGGTGACGGTGGAGAAGGGGAAGTACAGCTACGACGTCGAAACCCTAATCAACAAGCTCAGCAGCCTCCCTCCGCGCGGCAGCATCGCCCGGTGCCTCGACATCTTCAAGAACAAGCTGTCACTAAACGACTTCGCTTTGGTGTTCAAGGAGTTCGCGGCGCGCGGCGATTGGCAGCGGTCGCTTCGCCTCTTCAAGTATATGCAGCGTCAGATATGGTGCAAGCCGAACGAGCACATATACACGATAATGATCAGCTTGCTCGGCCGCGAGGGGCTGCTGGATAAGTGCGCCGAGGTGTTCGACGAAATGCCTAGCCAGGGCGTGGTCCGCAGCGTCTTCAGCTACACCGCATTGATCAATGCCTACGGGCGTAACGGTCAGTATGAAACATCCCTTGAATTTCTTGATCGAATGAAGAAAGATAAGGTTCCGCCGAGTATTTTGACTTACAATACTGTGCTCAATGCCTGTGCTAGAGGTGGGCTGGATTGGGAAGGGTTATTAGGATTGTTTGCCGAAATGCGGCACGAAGGAATACAGCCTGACCTTGTTACTTATAATACTTTGCTTAGTGCTTGTGCTGGTAGAGGGTTAGGCGATGAGGCAGAGATGGTGTTCAGGACTATGAATGAGGGTGGGATTGTTCCAGATATGACCACGTATCGTTACCTTGTTGAAACTTTTGGTAAATTGGACAAGCTCGAGAAAGTCTCGGAGCTTCTTAAAGAGATGGAAGCTGGAGGGAATTTGCCTGATATTACGTCGTATAATGTGTTACTGGAGGCATATGCTGAATTGGGGTCGATTAGAGAGTCAATGGGTGTGTTTAGGCAGATGCAGGCTGCGGGGTGTATGCCGAATGCTGCTACTTATAGTATTTTGCTGAATTTGTATGGGAGGCATGGAAGGTATGATGATGTTCGAGAGCTTTTTCTTGAGATGAAGGTGAGCAATACGGAGCCAGATGCAGCTACATATAACATTCTTATACAGGTGTTTGGGGAGGGTGGGTATTTTAAGGAAGTAGTGACTTTGTTTCATGATATGGTGGAGGAGAAAATCGAGCCGAATATGGAGACGTATGAAGGGTTGATATATGCTTGTGGAAAGGGAGGACTCCATGAGGATTCCAAGAAAATTTTACATCACATGCACGAGAATGGAATAGTGCCTAGTACCAAGGCTTATACAGGGGTTATTGAAGCATATGGGCAAGCGGCATTGTATGACGAAGCTCTTGTTGCCTTCAACACAATGAATGAAGTGGGAAGCAAACCATCCGTTGAAAGCTACAACTCACTGATATATGCATTTGCAAGAGGCGGACTATACAGGGAGACTGAAGCAGTCTTGTTAATAATGGGCAAGGCTGGTGTTGCCCGGAATGTCCATACAGTCAATGGCATGATAGAAGCTTTTAGGCAAGGAGGTCAATTTGAAGAAGCTATCAAGGCATACGTTGAGATGGAAAAGACAAGATGCGATCCCGATGAGTGGACACTTGAGGCAGTTTTAAGCGTTTACTGCGTTGCAGGTCTTGTTAATGAGTGTGAGGAGCACTTCCAAGAGATTAAAGCCTCAGGAATATTACCCAGTGTCATGTGCTACTGCATGATGCTTGCTGTTTATGCAAGGAGTGACAG GTGGGATGATGCCAATGTGTTGCTGAATGAGATGCTTACAAACAGGGCATCGAATATTCATCAAGTGATTGGGCAGATGATCAAGGGAGATTATGATGATGACTCTAACTGGCAGATGGTAGAGTATGTTTTTGACAAATTAAAATCCGAAGGATGTGGCTTGGGAATGAGGTTCTACAACACGCTACTAGAAGCACTTTGGTGGTTGGGTCAGAAACAAAGAGCTGTGCGAGTTCTTAATGAAGCAACACAGCGGGGGCTTTTTCCTGAACTTTTTCGTAAAAATAAACTTGTGGTGTCTGTTGATGTGCACAG AATGTGGCAAGGCGGTGCATATACAGCAATGTCAGTTTGGCTAAACAATATGTATGAGATGTTCCTCAATGGCGAGGATCTACCCCATCTTGCAACTGTTGTTGTAGT ACGAGGGAAGATGGAGAAAAGCTCAATAACACAAGATCTACCGATCGCAAAGTCTGCTTATACATTTCTGCAGGATAATCTGCCAGcttccttttctttcccaaaATGGAACAATGGTCGAATTCTCTGTCAGCGCCCTCAGCTCAAGCGGATCCTATCAAGCATCGAACCATCCACAGATGAGTCCGAAAGGAATAATATTATCACGTTAAGTAACTCCCCGTTTCCTCCTCCCGGAACAAAGACATCCTCCAGTGCTGTCAATAGCGGATGGTATAATGATGCCGGTTCTGATGAAAGAATTAGGACAAGAACGGAGGTTTTGACAAGCATGGTTTAA